ACCGGGGCCCACATCCCGATCGCGGCGTAGGACGGAATGAGCCCGGCGCAGAACGTCGCACCGGCCATCAGCACGATGGTTATCGCCAGCACGTGTTTGCGACCGAGCCGGTCGCCGAGCGGCCCCCAGACGAACCCGCCGAGCGGGCGGACCAGGAACGACACCGCGAACGTCGCGAGCGCCAGCAGGGTGGCTTGTTGGGCGTCGCCGGGGAATATCGCAGCCGAGATATAGCCGACGCCGTAGGCGTAGATGCCGTAGTCGAACCACTCGGTGGCGTTACCGATCGCCGATGCGGCGATTGCCCGCTTCAGTACGCCAGGATCCGGCGGATTCTCGGCCGGTTCGCGATAGTCGATCTCTGGTTTGTCTCCAAAGCCCTTCATCGGGCTTTTATGCGCGGGCACGAGTCCTCCATGTGTCTGACGACACCGTTCCCCGCCGCGCACTCTGTTACGGCTGCTCTGACTGGGTTGAACACCGCAGGGACAGGCCGTCGTATCGTCAGCAATTCATCAGTTGCCAAGACCTGACGTTACAGCCCCCGGGCCCGCGGTGCACCGGCGCGTTACCCCGTCGCAATTATCCTTTGCGTCAAAACCGGTACTCGCCCAGCCAGAGGGCACTGGCGCCGGTCACCGTGCGCCCGGCATTTTCGAGTACTCCGACGACCGATTGCCCGAGCAGGTTTCCGATGGCCTGCGGCAGCGAGGAGGCCGCCGGTTGTGAGGAAGGCTTGGGCCGCACCATGTCCAGCCACGACGAGCCCGGGTAGCTCAGCACCCGCACCTTGGTGTCCGGATCCAGTCCGGCCAGTACCTTGGCCCGGGTGATCGCGGTCCGCAGCCCGCCGAGCTCGTCGACGAGGCCGTGCTCCACGGCGTCGGCACCAGTCCAGATCCGTCCCCTCGCGACCTTGTCGACCTGCTCGACCGACAACTTGCGCCCGTCGGCCACCCGAGCGATGAAATCGGTGTAGAGCAGGTCGGCCTCGGCTTCGATCTGGGTGTGTTGTTCGTCGGTGAACGGCGCGTTCGACGACCAGGCATCCGCATTGGGGTTGGTACGCAAGGAATCCGAGCCCACCCCGAGCTTGTCTTTGAGTTCGCGCGAGACCAGCTTGCCGGTGACCACACCGATGGATCCGGTGATGGTGCCCGGGTTGGCCACGATCTCGTCGGCCGCCATCGACACGTAGTAGCCGCCCGACGCCGCGACCGCACCCATCGAGGCGACGACGGGCTTGCCGCGCTCACGGGCCCGAACCACCTCTCGCCAAATGGTTTCCGAGCCGCTGACCGAACCGCCTGGACTGTCCACCCGCAGCACGATCGCCGATACCTCGTCGTCCGAGGCGGCCTCACGCAGGGCCGCGGCGATGGTGTCGCCACCGGCGTTGGAGCTGCCCAGGGGAAGCACCTGTGGGCCGCCGCGGCCGCTCACGATGGGACCGTGCAGCGTCACCACCGCAACGGTGGGCTTGGACTTGCGGCCGGGGATGGGCGGCGTCGGCACCTTCGGAGTGGTCCGGGCATAACGCGAGAGATAAAGCCGCGGTAGGGCATCCGGGTGGTTGTCGGCATCCGCACCGGCCTCCGTCGGGCCACCCGACAGTTCACCGATCCGCGAATAGACCTCGTCCCGGAACCCGATCCGGTCGATCAGGCCGGCCGTGACCGCTTCATCCCGCAACACCGGCGCCCGGTCGGCCAGCGTGTTGATCGTGTCGCCGGTCAGTTGCCGTGATTCGGCGATGGCCTGCCACACCTGCGACTGCAGGCTCTCGATCATCCGGCCGTCGGCCTCGCGTTGCGCATCGGTGTAGCGGTCTTCGGTGAAAATGTTTGCGGCGGACTTGTATTCACCGCGCGCCACGAACTGCGCCTCGATGCCCACCTTGTCCAGCGCATCGCGCAGGAACATCGCGTTGGTGGCGAAACCGATCAGACCGACCGTGCCCGACGGCTGCATCCACACCTCACGGAACGCCGATGCCAGGTAGTAGGACAGCGTGCCGGGGTAGGTCTCCGCCCAGGCCAGTGTGGGCTTGACGTCGCTGAATGCCGCGATGGCGGCGCGCAGCTCCTGCACCGGGCCGGGTGCGGCAGCAGGCAGCTGCACCCGCGCGATCAGCCCGGCCACCCGATCGTCCTCGGCGGCACGGTGGATCGCCGCGACGGCCTGCCGCAGCACCAGCGGCCGTCCGCCGCCCGAGATCACGGCCAGCGGGTCGAAGCCCGCGGTCTCCGGTGGCATGGTCTGCAGGTCCAGTTCCAGCACACACCCGTTGGGAACGCCGTTGTGCCGGGCAGTGTCAACGCGCCGGACCAACGTCTTGAGGTCGTCCTGGCCGGGCAGTCCTGGGAGGAAGGCGAACATGAAATCGAGCCTACCGATCCGCGGATTCTGCGCGCGACGACAAGAAGCCTCTGCCCGCCCACCCCATCGCCGTACCGTGATACGGGTGACGTTCTCCATCTCGCTCCCGCAGCTCGATCACGACGGCTTCGACGACACGGGCTTCAAGGCCTATCTGGCTCGCGCCGAGGAACTCGGTTTCGAGGGCGGTTGGACGATCGAGCAGACCGTGGGCCCGGCGCCGACGATCGCCCCGCTGGAGCTGCTGTCCTACGCCGCGGCGGTCACCACGACGCTGCGGCTGGGCGTGGCGGTTCTGGTCACTTCACTGCACGACCCGTTGCAGCTGGCGTCCGCGATCACCGCGGTGGACCGGCTCAGCCACGGCCGCCTCGACGTCGGCGTGGCACCCGGCGGAGGTTTTCGGCAGTTCCCGGCCTTCGGGGTGGACCGCTCGACCTTCATCGCCAGCTTCACCGAAGGGCTGGAGTTGATGAAGGCCGCATGGTCGGACGAACCCCGGATCACCTTCCACGGCCGGTTCCGCGATGTCGACGACCTGGCCATCAGCCCCAAACCGGTTCAGCGCCCGCACCCGCCGATCTGGTTCGGAGCCAACGCCCCGGTGGCGCTGGCCCGGGCCGTGCGCCACGGCGACGCATTTCTCGGCGCCGGCTCCTCGACCACCGCAGCCTTCGCCGAGGCCGTGCGCACGGTGCGCCGGGAGATCGACGAGCAGGGCAAGGATGCGGACCGGTTCCGAATCGGCAAGCGGGTGTATCTCATCGTCGACGACGACAGCGAGCGCGCTCGGGACCGGGTGGCTGCGGGGCTGCGCCGCATCTACGGGGACCGGGCCGAGCAGCTCACCGAGGTGGCGGTGGCCGGCACGGTGGACGAGGTGGTGCGGGGGCTTCGTGCGGTTCTCGACGCGGGCGCGCAGACCATCGTGCTCAACCCGACCGGCGCGACGATCGCCGAGGACCGCGAGCAGATGGAGCGACTGGCCGCCGATGTGATCCCGCGGCTCACCTAGCCTGGCGAGCAGACGCGAAAACCCCCTAAACCACGCGGGTTAGGGGGTTTTCACGTCTGCTCGCGCAGAAAAACTACAGCTCGGTGGCCGAACCGCCGGCAGCGGTGATGGCCTCACGGGCGCTACCGCTGAACTTGTTGGCGGTGACGTCGACCTTGACGGCCAGCTTGCCTTCGCCGAGAACCTTCACCAGGGAGTTCTTGCGAACCAGGCCCTTGGCAACCAGCTCGTCGACACCGATGGTGCCGCCCTGCGGGAACGCCTTGGCGATCTCGCCGACGTTGACGACCTGGTACTCGGTCCGGAAGCGGTTCTTGAAGCCCTTGAGCTTCGGCAGCCGCATGTGGATCGGCATCTGGCCACCCTCGAACGTCGCGGGGACGTTCTTGCGGGCCTTGGTGCCCTTGGTACCACGACCGGCGGTCTTACCCTTGGAGCCCTCACCACGACCAACGCGGGTCTTGGCGGTCTTCTCTCCGGGGGCGGGCTTCAGGTCGTGAAGCTTGATAACGGACATCAGGACTTCACCTCCTCCACCTCGATGAGGTGATGAACGGCCTTGATCAGACCGCGGGTCTGAGCGTTGTCCTCACGCACCACGGACTGACGAATCTTCTTCAGTCCCAGGGTCCGCAGGCTTTCGCGCTGCTTCCAGCGTGCGCCGATGGTTCCGCGCACCTGGGTGATCTTGAGTTCTGCCATGGTTATGCCGATCCCTCACGCGCTGCTGCGGCAGCCAGCGCTTCGCTCTCGCGCCGGGCCTTCAGCATGCCGGCCGGCGCCACGTCCTCGAGCGGCAGACCGCGACGGGCCGCCACCTCTTCGGGCCGCTGGATCTGCTTCAGCGCGGCAACGGTGGCGTGCACCACGTTGATCGCGTTGTCGCTGCCCAGCGACTTGGCCAGGATGTCGTGCACGCCGGCGCATTCCAGCACCGCGCGAGCCGCACCACCGGCGATGACACCGGTACCGGGGCTGGCCGGGCGCAACATCACGACACCGGCAGCGGCCTCGCCCTGAACCGGGTGCACGATGGTGCCACCGATCAGCGGAACGCGGAAGAAGCCCTTGCGAGCCTCCTCGACGCCCTTGGCGATTGCGGCCGGAACTTCCTTGGCCTTGCCGTAGCCGACGCCGACCATGCCCTTGCCGTCACCGACGATGACCAGTGCGGTGAAGCTGAAGCGCCGACCACCCTTGACCACCTTGGAGACGCGGTTGATCGACACCACGCGCTCGATGTAATTGCTCTTCTCGCCGCTGTCGCGGCCTCCACGGCCACCGCGGTCGTCGCGACGGCCGCGGCCGCCACGGTTCTCCGACGCCGGAGCGGCTCCTGCCTGCTCGGCCATCATGCAGTCCTCTCGTTGACAGTCATCAGAATTTCAGCCCGCCCTCGCGCGCGGCATCCGCCAGCGCGGCGATCCGGCCGCCATAGGTGTAGCCACCGCGGTCGAACACAACGGTGTCGATGCCGGCAGCCTTGGCGCGCTCGGCGATCAGCTGACCGACCCGAACGCTGTGCGCCTTCTTGTCACCTTCGACGGCGCGAACGTCGGCTTCGATCGACGATGCAGCCGCCAGCGTGACGCCCTGCAGGTCGTCGACGAGCTGCACGTGGATGTGGCGAGCCGAACGGTTGACCACCAGACGCGGGGTCTGAGCGGTGCCGGAGACCTTCTTGCGCAACCGGGCGTGCCGACGCAGCCGGGAGTTGCGGCGGGTCTCAGAGATGTTCTGCCCCACCGGCTTACGGGCGGTGGCAGCTTCAGTCTTAGCAGCCATGATTACTTACCTGTCTTTCCGACCTTGCGGCGGATCTGCTCACCCTCGTAACGCACGCCCTTGCCCTTGTACGGGTCGGGGCGGCGCAGGCGGCGGATGACCGCGGAGATCTGACCGACCTTTTGCTTGTCGATGCCTGAGACCGAGAACTTGGTGGGCGTCTCGACGGCGAAGGTGATGCCCTCCGGCGCCTCGATCACCACGGGGTGGCTGTAACCGAGTGCGAACTCCAGGTTGGAACCCTTGAGCTGGACGCGGTAGCCGACGCCGAAGATCTCCATCTTGCGGGTGTAGCCCTCGGTGACACCGGTGACCAGGTTGGCCACCAGGGTCCGGGACAGACCGTGCAGGGAGCGGCTGCGCCGCTCGTCATCGGGACGGCTGACCACGATGGCGCCGTCGTCGTTGCGCTCGACGGTGATCGGCTCAGCGACATCCAGGGTCAGGGTGCCCTTGGGGCCCTTGACCGAGACGTTGCGGCCGTCGATCGTCACATCGACCCCGGCGGGAACCAGGACCGGCTGCTTTCCAATACGCGACATGTTTTGCTGCCCCCTACCAGACGTAAGCGAGGACTTCGCCGCCCACGCCCTGTCGAGCTGCCTGGCGGTCGGTGAGCAGGCCCGAGGACGTGGAGATGATCGCCACGCCCAGGCCGCCGAGCACCCGAGGCAGATTGGTGGATTTTGCGTAGACCCGCAGGCCGGGCTTGGACACCCGGCGCAGGCCGGCGATGCTGCGCTCACGGCTGGGGCCGTACTTGAGCGACACCACCAGGGACTTGCCGACGCGAGCATCCTCGGTGCGGTAGTCGTTGATGTAGCCCTCTTTCTTGAGGATCTCGGCGATGTTCGCCTTGATCTTCGAGTGGGGCAGAGTCACCTCATCGTGGTACGCCGAATTGGCGTTGCGCAGACGTGTCAAAAAGTCTGCGATCGGGTCAGTCATCGTCATGACAACCGGCTCACCTTCCTCGCGGCGGTTCCCCGTACCCAGTTTTTGGGGGAGGCCTTCCGCAACCTGTTGTTGGGGGTCTGTGTTACCAGCTGGACTTCTGCACGCCGGGCAGCTCGCCCGCGTGCGCCATCTCGCGCAGGCAGATACGGCACAGCCCGAACTTGCGGTAGACCGAGTGCGGGCGACCGCACTTGTTGCACCGCGTGTACGCGCGAACCGCGAACTTGGGCTTCTTGTTGGCCTTGTGGATCAACGCCTTCTTTGCCATGTGCTCAGTTCTCCTTGAAGGGGAAGCCCAGCGCCTTCAGCAGCGCACGGCCTTCGTCGTCGTTGGTCGCCGAGGTGACGACGGTGATGTCCATGCCGCGGGGACGGTCGATGGAATCCACGTCGATCTCGTGGAACATCGACTGCTCGTTGAGGCCGAAGGTGTAGTTGCCGGTGCCGTCGAACTGCTTGCCGTTGAGGCCGCGGAAGTCGCGGATACGGGGCAGGGCGATCGAGATCAGCCGGTCCAGGAACTCCCACATCCGGTCGCCGCGCAGGGTGACGCGGGCGCCGATGGGCATGCCCTCACGCAGCTTGAACTGTGCGATGGACTTGCGGGCCTTGCGGATCTCCGGCTTCTGGCCGGTGATCAGCTGCAGGTCACTGACCGCACCGTTGATCAGCTTGGCGTCACGGGCAGCGTCGCCGACACCCATGTTGACGACAACCTTGACGACGCCCGGGATCTGCATGACGTTGTCGAACTCGAACTGCTTGTTCAGCGCCTCACGGATCTCTTCGCGGTAGCGCTGCTTCAGCCGGGGCTGAACCTTCTCTGGTGCAGTCATCAGATGTCCTTGCCATTGGTCTTGGCGATGCGGACCTTCTTGCCGGTCTCCTCATCGACGCGGTAACCCACGCGGGTCGGCTTGCCGTCGGAATCGACGACCATCACGTTGGACACGTGGATGGCGGCTTCCTGAGTGACGATGCCGCCCGACGACGCGCCACGCTCGTTCTGCGACTGCGCGGTGTGCTTCTTGATCCGGTTGACGCCCTCGACCAGGACCTTGTCGCGGGTCGGGTAGGCCTCGATGACCTTGCCCTTCGCGCCCTTGTCCTTACCCGAGACCACCAGCACGGTGTCGCCCTTGTGGACCTTCATCACAAAACCTCCGGCGCCAGCGAGACGATCTTCATGAAGCGCTTCTCGCGCAGTTCCCGCCCGACGGGCCCGAAGATGCGGGTGCCGCGGGGGTCGTTGTCGGCCTTGATGATGACGGCCGCGTTCTCGTCGAACTTGATGTAGCTGCCATCGGCACGGCGGCGCTCCTTGACGGTGCGCACCACGACGGCCTTGACGACATCGCCGCGCTTGACGTTGCCGCCGGGGATGGCGTCCTTGACGGTCGCGACGATGACATCACCGATGCCTGCGTAGCGTCGCGATGAGCCACCGAGCACACGGATGCACAAGATCTCCTTGGCGCCCGTGTTGTCGGCGACCTTCAACCGCGATTCCTGCTGAATCACTCGATCTCCTGACCTGGTTTTGTATGCACGCCAGATACCGACCTGGACGTGCGCGGTCTTTGTTTCCGAAGGGCACGCGGGGCTGACTCAAAACAGCAGTCAACCGAGGTCTGCCCAAGGCAACCCCTACATACTAGGTGAGCACGGCGAATGCGCCAAATCGCCGCGGATCGCGATCAGCGGCCGTCAGCCGGCCACGCAGCGAAATCCGATGTGGGTGGTCGCGCTGTCCTGCGCTTGCGGTGACCGCGCGGCCGGCCGGTAACGGTGGCAGTACTCCGGCGCGCACAGGTGCGAACCGCCCTTGAGCGCGTGATTCACCGTGGGATCGGCGGTGGCCGGTGGCGGGCAGCACGCCGGCGCATCGGCCTGCAGCCGGTGCTGGCCGGTGAACCGCGTGGTGGTCCATTCCCACACGTTGCCGATCATGTCCGAGAGGCCGAACGCGTTCGCCGGGAAGCTTCCGACCGGCGAGGTGCCGCGCCAGCCGAGCGCGCCGTCGTTGCGGTACGGGAACCGCCCCTGCCAGGTATTGGCCATCAACTGGCCGCGGGGGGTCACCTCGTCTCCCCAGGCATAGGTGCCCTCGACTCCCCCTCGTGCCGCGTACTCCCACTCGGCTTCCGTGGGCAACCGCCGCCCAGCCCAGGCCGCGTACGCCGCGGCGTCCGGGTACGCCACCTGGACGACGGGATGGTCGGATCCGGCCGGCTCACGATCGGGGCCGAACGGTCGACGCCAGTTCGCGCCGGGCACCCAGTCCCACCACTGGCGCCAGTCCCGCAGATCGACGGGTCCGTCGGTGGGCCGGAACACCAGAGCGCCGGGCACCAGGTCGGCCTCGTCCACGCCGGGATACAACGCAGGATCCATCGGCCGTTCGGCGATCGTGACGTACCCGGTGGCCTCGACGAAGGCCCCGAACTGGGCGGTGGTGACCGGATGCTTCTCGATGGCGAATGCGGCGACGGTGACGCTGTGCACCGGGGTCTCTTCGGGGTAGAACGCCGTCGAACCCATCTGGAAGGTCCCGCCGGGAAGTTCGATGAGTTCGGTGGCCACGGCACCGAGGCTAGTCCCGCCGACCGCCGGCCGTTCAGCCCGGCATCGTGACCCCGAAGTCGGCGAGCATCGCCGAGCGGGCTTCGTCGAATCCGGGTGTTTCGCCGGGCGCCTCGAGACGGACGACGGCCAGGAAATCGCCGCTGTTGGTCCACAGGTGCACGATGCGGTCGGCGTAATCCGTGGCCTTGCCGGGTTGCTCGGCCACCATGCCCATGAGTTTCTGGCCGCTGTAGCCGCACAGGTCGCCGGGTAACACGCTGACGCTGTTGATCGGGTACTTCTTCACACGGTCGTCGCTGTAGCGCTCGAAGTCGTCCCGCGCGTCGCGGCTCGTCGGCGTGAGGGTGATCTCGGCGGTCATCCCGGCGGGCCCGGTCAGCCGTACCCCCTCACCGTGAGATGTCGCCTCGGAGAACCCTTCCGGGACACCGACGGTGAGTGTCGGCGAGCCCGGCACCGAGCTGTGGACGGTGACGGTGTGTCCGGCCGGGGGCGGGCAGGTGACCTCACCGGGCGCGAGGACCCGCGTGGTGGTGGGCTCGACGCCGTAGACCGGCATCTCGAACGACGGCGCCGACGAGGTCTCGTCGGATTTCGTCGTCGTGGGCTGAGGTTGCGTGGTGCCGGCCGTCGTCGTGCCAGGGACCGTCGTCGCAGCGTGCGAACCCTCGACAGTGCTGGTGGCGCACCCTGACAGCACGGCGATGGCGACCGTGCCCATACCCAACCGGATCAGTGCCGGGTTCATCGCTCAGTCCTTCGAGAACGCGACGGCGAGCTGACGTTCCAGGTCCTGGTACGGCTCGCCGGACAGGTCGACGGTGACCTGTCCGATGGTGCCGCCGGTGAACGCGAACGGCGCCCGGTATTGCCGGGACACTGCCGATCCGGTGTTGCGGCCGATGCAGATGCCGCCTCCGGCGAGCGCGAACATGCCCGGGTGAGTCTGCATCCCGGCCAGGGTGGCCACTGCGGTGTCGTCGACGTACAGGGTGGTGTCACCCACTGGGGTGTGGCTGCCCTCGACAGTGCCGGCCCGCTGGTACTGGACACCGAAGATGTGCCGCCCCAACGGGATCGGATCGGGTGAGACCAACGACTGCTCGTGCTCGCCGAGGAAGTTGTAGACGTAGTGCAGGTGCCCGTCGGCCAGGAACAGCACGTGACCGCCGTGTGCGCCACCCTGCTTGAACAACACGCCCTGGGTGTCGGCCCCGTCCACGGTGACGTCGGCGAGCACGGTGAACGACTGCCCGCGCAGTTCGGCGGCCGCACCGAGCCCGACTTCCGCGGTGTGCGGGTAATAGGTGTAGCGGGACCGCTCCCCGACCAGGTACGGGCGCCACCGGGTCATGGTCTCCAGGATGTTGAGGTCGGCCAGCGGCAGCCCGTTGTACTTGCCGGCCTCGTTGAACCACAGCTCTTTCAGTTCGGCGAGCCTGTCCGGTTCTTCGTCGGACAGGTCATGACACTGGCTGCGGTCGGTTTCGATGTGGAAGAGCTCCCAGCGGTCGGCGTCGAAGTGCGACCATCCCGACGGGGTGGCGGCGTGGACGGTGTTGGCGAACCAGCCCTTGTGCCAGATACCCCGGGTGCCGAGCATGGTGTAGAACTGGGTCTCCTTGCCCGTCGGCGCCTCCGGATTGTCCAGTGCCACTTTGAAGCTCACGCCGTCCAGCGGTTTCTGCGGAACCCCGCGCACACTCGCCGGCGGCGTGATGTCGAGCAGGTCGTAGACCGTCGGGGTGATGTCGCAGACGTTGATGTAGTTGTCGCGGATCGCACCGTGGGCCCGAATACCGTTGGGCCAGGAGATGATTGCGGTGTCGGCGATTCCGCCCTCGTGGGAGGCGTAGCGCTTGAACAGCTTGTAGGGCGTGTTGAAGGCCATGGCCCAGCCGATGGGGTAATGGTTGTAGGTCTCGGGTGAGCCCAGCCGGTCGATG
Above is a window of Mycolicibacterium boenickei DNA encoding:
- the sppA gene encoding signal peptide peptidase SppA; translation: MFAFLPGLPGQDDLKTLVRRVDTARHNGVPNGCVLELDLQTMPPETAGFDPLAVISGGGRPLVLRQAVAAIHRAAEDDRVAGLIARVQLPAAAPGPVQELRAAIAAFSDVKPTLAWAETYPGTLSYYLASAFREVWMQPSGTVGLIGFATNAMFLRDALDKVGIEAQFVARGEYKSAANIFTEDRYTDAQREADGRMIESLQSQVWQAIAESRQLTGDTINTLADRAPVLRDEAVTAGLIDRIGFRDEVYSRIGELSGGPTEAGADADNHPDALPRLYLSRYARTTPKVPTPPIPGRKSKPTVAVVTLHGPIVSGRGGPQVLPLGSSNAGGDTIAAALREAASDDEVSAIVLRVDSPGGSVSGSETIWREVVRARERGKPVVASMGAVAASGGYYVSMAADEIVANPGTITGSIGVVTGKLVSRELKDKLGVGSDSLRTNPNADAWSSNAPFTDEQHTQIEAEADLLYTDFIARVADGRKLSVEQVDKVARGRIWTGADAVEHGLVDELGGLRTAITRAKVLAGLDPDTKVRVLSYPGSSWLDMVRPKPSSQPAASSLPQAIGNLLGQSVVGVLENAGRTVTGASALWLGEYRF
- a CDS encoding LLM class flavin-dependent oxidoreductase; its protein translation is MTFSISLPQLDHDGFDDTGFKAYLARAEELGFEGGWTIEQTVGPAPTIAPLELLSYAAAVTTTLRLGVAVLVTSLHDPLQLASAITAVDRLSHGRLDVGVAPGGGFRQFPAFGVDRSTFIASFTEGLELMKAAWSDEPRITFHGRFRDVDDLAISPKPVQRPHPPIWFGANAPVALARAVRHGDAFLGAGSSTTAAFAEAVRTVRREIDEQGKDADRFRIGKRVYLIVDDDSERARDRVAAGLRRIYGDRAEQLTEVAVAGTVDEVVRGLRAVLDAGAQTIVLNPTGATIAEDREQMERLAADVIPRLT
- the rplO gene encoding 50S ribosomal protein L15 produces the protein MSVIKLHDLKPAPGEKTAKTRVGRGEGSKGKTAGRGTKGTKARKNVPATFEGGQMPIHMRLPKLKGFKNRFRTEYQVVNVGEIAKAFPQGGTIGVDELVAKGLVRKNSLVKVLGEGKLAVKVDVTANKFSGSAREAITAAGGSATEL
- the rpmD gene encoding 50S ribosomal protein L30, with protein sequence MAELKITQVRGTIGARWKQRESLRTLGLKKIRQSVVREDNAQTRGLIKAVHHLIEVEEVKS
- the rpsE gene encoding 30S ribosomal protein S5 produces the protein MAEQAGAAPASENRGGRGRRDDRGGRGGRDSGEKSNYIERVVSINRVSKVVKGGRRFSFTALVIVGDGKGMVGVGYGKAKEVPAAIAKGVEEARKGFFRVPLIGGTIVHPVQGEAAAGVVMLRPASPGTGVIAGGAARAVLECAGVHDILAKSLGSDNAINVVHATVAALKQIQRPEEVAARRGLPLEDVAPAGMLKARRESEALAAAAAREGSA
- the rplR gene encoding 50S ribosomal protein L18, with translation MAAKTEAATARKPVGQNISETRRNSRLRRHARLRKKVSGTAQTPRLVVNRSARHIHVQLVDDLQGVTLAAASSIEADVRAVEGDKKAHSVRVGQLIAERAKAAGIDTVVFDRGGYTYGGRIAALADAAREGGLKF
- the rplF gene encoding 50S ribosomal protein L6, producing the protein MSRIGKQPVLVPAGVDVTIDGRNVSVKGPKGTLTLDVAEPITVERNDDGAIVVSRPDDERRSRSLHGLSRTLVANLVTGVTEGYTRKMEIFGVGYRVQLKGSNLEFALGYSHPVVIEAPEGITFAVETPTKFSVSGIDKQKVGQISAVIRRLRRPDPYKGKGVRYEGEQIRRKVGKTGK
- the rpsH gene encoding 30S ribosomal protein S8 — translated: MTMTDPIADFLTRLRNANSAYHDEVTLPHSKIKANIAEILKKEGYINDYRTEDARVGKSLVVSLKYGPSRERSIAGLRRVSKPGLRVYAKSTNLPRVLGGLGVAIISTSSGLLTDRQAARQGVGGEVLAYVW
- a CDS encoding type Z 30S ribosomal protein S14 → MAKKALIHKANKKPKFAVRAYTRCNKCGRPHSVYRKFGLCRICLREMAHAGELPGVQKSSW
- the rplE gene encoding 50S ribosomal protein L5 → MTAPEKVQPRLKQRYREEIREALNKQFEFDNVMQIPGVVKVVVNMGVGDAARDAKLINGAVSDLQLITGQKPEIRKARKSIAQFKLREGMPIGARVTLRGDRMWEFLDRLISIALPRIRDFRGLNGKQFDGTGNYTFGLNEQSMFHEIDVDSIDRPRGMDITVVTSATNDDEGRALLKALGFPFKEN
- the rplX gene encoding 50S ribosomal protein L24 yields the protein MKVHKGDTVLVVSGKDKGAKGKVIEAYPTRDKVLVEGVNRIKKHTAQSQNERGASSGGIVTQEAAIHVSNVMVVDSDGKPTRVGYRVDEETGKKVRIAKTNGKDI
- the rplN gene encoding 50S ribosomal protein L14; translated protein: MIQQESRLKVADNTGAKEILCIRVLGGSSRRYAGIGDVIVATVKDAIPGGNVKRGDVVKAVVVRTVKERRRADGSYIKFDENAAVIIKADNDPRGTRIFGPVGRELREKRFMKIVSLAPEVL
- a CDS encoding formylglycine-generating enzyme family protein, whose amino-acid sequence is MATELIELPGGTFQMGSTAFYPEETPVHSVTVAAFAIEKHPVTTAQFGAFVEATGYVTIAERPMDPALYPGVDEADLVPGALVFRPTDGPVDLRDWRQWWDWVPGANWRRPFGPDREPAGSDHPVVQVAYPDAAAYAAWAGRRLPTEAEWEYAARGGVEGTYAWGDEVTPRGQLMANTWQGRFPYRNDGALGWRGTSPVGSFPANAFGLSDMIGNVWEWTTTRFTGQHRLQADAPACCPPPATADPTVNHALKGGSHLCAPEYCHRYRPAARSPQAQDSATTHIGFRCVAG
- a CDS encoding arylsulfatase — encoded protein: MATGSNSAFNGKIELDIRDSAPDWGPYAAPTAVENAPNVLYLVWDDTGIATWDCFGGLVDMPAMSRIAERGIRLSQFHTTALCSPTRASLLTGRNATTVGMATIEEFTDGFPNCNGRIPYETALLPEVLAENGYNTYCVGKWHLTPLEESNLAATKRHWPCSRGFERFYGFMGGETDQWYPDLVYDNHPVDPPATPEEGYHLSRDLADKTIEFIRDAKVIAPDKPWFTYLCPGAGHAPHHVFKEWADRYAGRFDMGYEAYRNIVLENQRRLGIVPPDTELSPVNPYADVKGPNGEPWPAQDTVRPWESLSTDEKQLFARMAEVFAGFLSYTDAQIGRVLDFLEETGQLDNTIIVVISDNGASGEGGPNGSVNETKFFNGYIDTAEEGLKFIDRLGSPETYNHYPIGWAMAFNTPYKLFKRYASHEGGIADTAIISWPNGIRAHGAIRDNYINVCDITPTVYDLLDITPPASVRGVPQKPLDGVSFKVALDNPEAPTGKETQFYTMLGTRGIWHKGWFANTVHAATPSGWSHFDADRWELFHIETDRSQCHDLSDEEPDRLAELKELWFNEAGKYNGLPLADLNILETMTRWRPYLVGERSRYTYYPHTAEVGLGAAAELRGQSFTVLADVTVDGADTQGVLFKQGGAHGGHVLFLADGHLHYVYNFLGEHEQSLVSPDPIPLGRHIFGVQYQRAGTVEGSHTPVGDTTLYVDDTAVATLAGMQTHPGMFALAGGGICIGRNTGSAVSRQYRAPFAFTGGTIGQVTVDLSGEPYQDLERQLAVAFSKD